A genomic region of Xiphophorus couchianus chromosome 18, X_couchianus-1.0, whole genome shotgun sequence contains the following coding sequences:
- the sh3bgr gene encoding SH3 domain-binding glutamic acid-rich protein isoform X11 has product MVIKVFLATSSGSTAIKKKQQDVVGFLEALKVEYAELDIACNEQNRMWMRQNVPEEKKPSNGIPLPPQIFNEESYCGDYDTFFDAKEDNTVYAFLGLPPPPGSKEALQAEKEHIMQNGTQAEGNPDDSVKHNGDAQGEEGQAGDEEEGEGGRADDEATELETSRGEEEEAAAEEETDEVTEETEAQEEEDEEQEEEEDTELQEEEEEAE; this is encoded by the exons ATGGTAATCAAAGTTTTCCTCGCCACTTCCTCTGGATCGACAGCG atcaaaaagaaacagcaagaTGTGGTCGGCTTCCTGGAGGCTCTGAAAGTGGAATACGCTGAGCTGGACATCGCCTGCAACGAGCAGAACCGCATGTGGATGAGGCAAAATGTCCCAGAGGAGAAGAAGCCCTCCAACGGCATCCCACTCCCTCCACAGATTTTCAATGAGGAGAGCTACTGTGGG GattatgacacattttttgACGCAAAGGAAGACAACACGGTGTATGCTTTCCTAGGGTTgccccctcctcctggctcgaAG GAAGCATTGCAGGCTGAGAAGGAGCACATTATGCAAAACGGAACCCAAGCAGAGGGAAACCCTGACGACTCAGTA AAGCATAATGGGGATGCACAGGGAGAGGAGGGACAGGCAGGTGATGAGGAAGAAGGAGAGGGTGGAAGAGCAGATGATGAAGCCACTGAACTAGAAACATCgaggggagaggaagaggaggcggcGGCAGAGGAAGAAACAGATGAGGTCACAGAAGAGACA GAAGCACAagaagaagaggatgaagagcaa gaagaagaagaagatacAGAATTACAAGAG gaagaagaggaggctGAGTAG